CCACCCATTGCGCACCACGGGCCGTCTGAGCCTGCCCTCGTGTCAAAAAGTAAGGCATTCCCCTCACAAATTCAAGGGGAAACTCAGCGCTACCCCCAAGCATCGTCTGCCGTAAAACGCACGGCTGGTGGGGAGCCAATCTCACGAGACAGCATGGGCCCGCCCGGCTTACGCCGTCTTTGTCTGGAGGTGAGCTTCCACCACTTTGCGCGTCTCGGCCAGCACCTGCTCCAGGACCGTGTCCAGGCTGCCGGGAACAGAAGCCCCCGCCGCAAAGGTGTGACCTCCCCCGCCGAATTTCGCGGCAATGCCAATCACTGGGATGCGCCCTTTGGAACGGAGGCTGATCTTGGTTCGACCATTGTTCAGTTCGGTCAGGGAGAGGCTTACTTCTACTCCTGCCACCATGCGCGGCAGCTCCGGGAAGCTCTCTAACTCCCAGGTCATGACGCCGCTCCGCTCCAGTGCCTGGCGGCTGAGCGCAAACCAGGCCAGCGCTCCCTCGCACTCGAAGCTCAACGAGCGGAGCACCTCGCCCATCAGGCGCACCTTGGCCGGGGAGTTGCTCTCGTAGACTTGCTCGTAGACCTTGCCCACGTCTACGCCTGCGGCCACCAGTTCGGCAGCCATCCGATGCACTTCTGGCGTGGTATTGGCAAATCGGAACGAGCCGGTATCTGTCACCAGGCAGGTGTAGAGCGCCTCTGCCAATCTGCCCGTGGGCTTGATCCCCATCGCCAGGCTCAGGTCAAAGAGCAGCTCCCCAGTACAGGAGGCACTCGAGTCCACCACCTCGATCTCAGCCATTCCGTCGCTCTGGGTGTGGTGATCGATGCAGACCCGTGGCAGACGAAAATCCCTGATGACTTTTCCCACCTCGCGCAGGCGCGCCCAGTCGCTGATGTCCAAAATAAAGACCCCACCGGCTGACCGGAACAGCTCCAAGTGTTGGCTGGGATCATATTGGGCGATGGCCCCCTCCGGATCGAGAAAGCGGTAGTGATGGGGCGTAGGACTGACGTTGATGATGTGGCTGCGCTTGCCCTTGTGGGCGAGCATGATGGCAAGGGCGCACTCTGCGCCTATGGCATCGCCGTCAGGGCTGATGTGGGAGGTAATGATAAACTCGTCGCGGGTCGATATGAATTCGATAACCTTCTG
The Calditrichota bacterium DNA segment above includes these coding regions:
- a CDS encoding bifunctional oligoribonuclease/PAP phosphatase NrnA produces the protein MSGRNWQKVIEFISTRDEFIITSHISPDGDAIGAECALAIMLAHKGKRSHIINVSPTPHHYRFLDPEGAIAQYDPSQHLELFRSAGGVFILDISDWARLREVGKVIRDFRLPRVCIDHHTQSDGMAEIEVVDSSASCTGELLFDLSLAMGIKPTGRLAEALYTCLVTDTGSFRFANTTPEVHRMAAELVAAGVDVGKVYEQVYESNSPAKVRLMGEVLRSLSFECEGALAWFALSRQALERSGVMTWELESFPELPRMVAGVEVSLSLTELNNGRTKISLRSKGRIPVIGIAAKFGGGGHTFAAGASVPGSLDTVLEQVLAETRKVVEAHLQTKTA